The Halanaerobiales bacterium genome contains the following window.
AGTTCCAGCGATAATCATCAAAAATAATGAATAAAATTTATCGTTTATTTCATAATCATGTTCTAAATTGTAAATAGCCAGAACTAAAGCAATAACATTAATAACAGCTACAGCTAGAATAGCCAATGGTCCTATATAAAGATTTATGGCAAATGGAGCCTGCCAGTTACCTATTTCAATAACCATTGGATTAAAAAGAGCTTCATTAAAATTCACAGTAATGATCCAGACATTAAAAGCTGCAGTTAAAAGAGCAACTACTGCCGGTAATTTTTTGTGTATATAGTTAAATAAAGGCATAAGAAACGCAATTAAGAGCGGTAAAGCAATAATTAGTACTGGATTCACCATTTTAACCCCCTTATTTTTGATATATCAAGGGTACCATATTTTTCGTAAATCTTAATAGTTACAGCCAGACCTAAAGCTAAAATAGCAACGCCAATTACAATAGCTGTAAGAACCAGGGCCTGGGGAATAGGATCTACGAAGGCACCAGAATTATTTTTAATAATTGATGTAAGTATAGGAGCATTTCCATTTTCAACATAACCTAATGAAACTAATAATACATTAACACCTGTATCCATTAAGCTTAACCCGATTAAAATCTTGATTAGATTTCTTTTTGTAATTACTCCATAAAGGCCAATCAAGATAAGGAGAATGGAGCCACCAAAAAAGGACCATTCTTCCAGGAAGCTAATCAATGAGATCACATCCTTTTATAAACTTTTTGTTTGATTTTATAATTAAGCTTCTATTAAATTACTTATAATACTTGTAAGTTCAGCACCAACTTTTAGACCTATTGAAACATATATTAAAGGAATAATTCCTGCACTAAAAAGAGTGCCAATAGTTCCTGTTTCCAAAAAGTTGCTTAAAAATGAACCATCTGTATATAATCCATAAAGACCAAGACCAACAAAACTAATACCGGCGATAACTTCTACTATTTTTAATTTGTGTTCAGCTAATTCATATTCTCTGTCTGCTAAAAACTTAAGTAAGAAGGCAGTTGCTATGACAGCTCCTCCCTGAAATCCACCTCCAGGGGTAAGATGTCCGTGGATGAAAATATAAGCACCTGCAAGTATTAATAAAGGAAATAATATTTTAATACCTGTTTTGAGAATAAGTGAACCTTCATCAACTATAAAATTTCTTTCTTTCTTTTTATTACTATATAAGACAGCTCCTAAACCAGTAGCTGCTAAAAAGAGAACAGTAACTTCTCCTAAAGTATCAAGGGAACGGTAATTAGCTATAACAGAAGTAACCATGTTGGCTGAACCACTTTCTAAATTTTTGCTTTCAGCATAAACAACTTTTTGGTTACTGGAATTTACACTTTTATTTATATAGAGTTTAGCAGTTCTATTTTCAATTTCGGCTTCTCCAAATTCATCAATTACTAATTGTCCTTCTTCAGGAGATATATTAAAAGCCTGTAAGATAAAAAAGCCCAATATAACTACTAAAACTAAGGCGAGTATATTTCTAAATCTCACTCACTTTCACTCCC
Protein-coding sequences here:
- a CDS encoding NADH-quinone oxidoreductase subunit K; protein product: MISLISFLEEWSFFGGSILLILIGLYGVITKRNLIKILIGLSLMDTGVNVLLVSLGYVENGNAPILTSIIKNNSGAFVDPIPQALVLTAIVIGVAILALGLAVTIKIYEKYGTLDISKIRGLKW
- a CDS encoding Na(+)/H(+) antiporter subunit B, which codes for MRFRNILALVLVVILGFFILQAFNISPEEGQLVIDEFGEAEIENRTAKLYINKSVNSSNQKVVYAESKNLESGSANMVTSVIANYRSLDTLGEVTVLFLAATGLGAVLYSNKKKERNFIVDEGSLILKTGIKILFPLLILAGAYIFIHGHLTPGGGFQGGAVIATAFLLKFLADREYELAEHKLKIVEVIAGISFVGLGLYGLYTDGSFLSNFLETGTIGTLFSAGIIPLIYVSIGLKVGAELTSIISNLIEA